A portion of the Panulirus ornatus isolate Po-2019 chromosome 43, ASM3632096v1, whole genome shotgun sequence genome contains these proteins:
- the Alg7 gene encoding UDP-N-acetylglucosamine--dolichyl-phosphate N-acetylglucosaminephosphotransferase isoform X1, producing MLVSLCVNIVLSVVGSGVVVQTIPAVSTMFINAGLFGRDLCKRDRSTKIPESMGMVSGSVFLIIMFLFLGVPFGQHFMHPSIPFPHAAFAEYLTSLLSICCMLFLGFADDVLNLKWRYKLVLPTLASLPLLIVYYINMGSTTVIVPKPLRTWMGQMLNIGPLYYVYMSMLAVFCTNAINIYAGINGLECGQAVVIGASIAVFNVVELGGYQAKSHYFSLCIIIPFIASSLGLFFYNRYPARAFVGDTFTYFAGMTFAVVAIIGHFSKTVLLFFLPQIFNFIYSVPQLFHFVPCPRHRLPRYLAKEDKLEPSVAEFKADEIKKPLLVVLRILTRLGLAHLEEGIGEDGEMCRVNNLTLINLVLMNLGPQHEASLTTKLLVLQILCSGLAFFIRYPLANMFF from the exons ATGTTAGTATCACTATGTGTCAACATAGTGTTGTCTGTCGTAGGGTCTGGGGTAGTGGTGCAAACTATCCCAGCTGTTTCCACCATGTTCATTAATGCTGGGCTGTTTGGAAGGGATCTCTGCAAACGAGACCGCAGTACAAAAAT ACCAGAGTCAATGGGGATGGTGAGTGGATCAGTTTTCCTCATCATCATGTTTTTATTCTTGGGTGTTCCTTTCGGCCAACATTTTATGCACCCAAGCATTCCCTTCCCCCATGCAGCATTTGCAGAGTATCTGACATCTCTGCTTTCCATATGCTGCATGCTTTTCCTTGgctttgcagatgatgttctCAATTTGAAATGGAG ATATAAGTTGGTGCTCCCCACTCTTGCATCTTTACCTCTGCTAATAGTATACTACATAAACATGGGTTCAACAACTGTTATTGTCCCAAAGCCTCTTCGAACATGGATGGGTCAAATGCTCAACATTG gtCCATTGTACTATGTGTACATGTCGATGCTGGCAGTGTTTTGCACAAATGCCATCAACATATATGCTGGAATCAATGGGCTTGAGTGTGGACAGGCGGTCGTTATTGGAGCATCCATTGCAGTGTTTAATGTTGTAGAGCTTGGTGGCTACCAGGCCAAGTCCCATTACTTCTCCCTTTGTATTATCATTCCTTTCATTGCTTCATCTCTAGGATTATTCTTTTATAACCG ATATCCAGCAAGAGCGTTCGTGGGTGATACATTTACCTACTTTGCGGGGATGACTTTTGCAGTAGTAGCAATCATTGGTCACTTTAGCAAAACAGTCCTACTATTTTTTCTACCACAGATATTCAACTTTATATACTCTGTTCCTCAGTTGTTTCATTTTGTACCTTGCCCAAGACATCGGTTACCAAG GTACCTGGCAAAGGAAGACAAACTGGAACCCAGTGTTGCTGAATTTAAAGCAGATGAAATTAAAAAACCTCTCCTGGTTGTTCTTCGAATTTTAACAAGGCTAGGTCTTGCACACCTGGAAGAGGGTATTGGGGAAGATGGTGAAATGTGTCGAGTAAATAATTTGACTCTTATCAACTTGGTGTTAATGAACCTTGGTCCACAACATGAGGCTAGTCTCACCACCAAATTACTGGTGCTACAGATTTTATGTTCTGGTTTAGCATTTTTTATACGATATCCTTTAGCTAACATGTTCTTTTGA
- the Alg7 gene encoding UDP-N-acetylglucosamine--dolichyl-phosphate N-acetylglucosaminephosphotransferase isoform X2, which produces MLVSLCVNIVLSVVGSGVVVQTIPAVSTMFINAGLFGRDLCKRDRSTKIPESMGMVSGSVFLIIMFLFLGVPFGQHFMHPSIPFPHAAFAEYLTSLLSICCMLFLGFADDVLNLKWRYKLVLPTLASLPLLIVYYINMGSTTVIVPKPLRTWMGQMLNIGPLYYVYMSMLAVFCTNAINIYAGINGLECGQAVVIGASIAVFNVVELGGYQAKSHYFSLCIIIPFIASSLGLFFYNRYPARAFVGDTFTYFAGMTFAVVAIIGHFSKTVLLFFLPQIFNFIYSVPQLFHFVPCPRHRLPRYVAKEDKLEPSVAEFKADEIKKPLLVVLRILTRLGLAHLEEGIGEDGEMCRVNNLTLINLVLMNLGPQHEASLTTKLLVLQILCSGLAFFIRYPLANMFF; this is translated from the exons ATGTTAGTATCACTATGTGTCAACATAGTGTTGTCTGTCGTAGGGTCTGGGGTAGTGGTGCAAACTATCCCAGCTGTTTCCACCATGTTCATTAATGCTGGGCTGTTTGGAAGGGATCTCTGCAAACGAGACCGCAGTACAAAAAT ACCAGAGTCAATGGGGATGGTGAGTGGATCAGTTTTCCTCATCATCATGTTTTTATTCTTGGGTGTTCCTTTCGGCCAACATTTTATGCACCCAAGCATTCCCTTCCCCCATGCAGCATTTGCAGAGTATCTGACATCTCTGCTTTCCATATGCTGCATGCTTTTCCTTGgctttgcagatgatgttctCAATTTGAAATGGAG ATATAAGTTGGTGCTCCCCACTCTTGCATCTTTACCTCTGCTAATAGTATACTACATAAACATGGGTTCAACAACTGTTATTGTCCCAAAGCCTCTTCGAACATGGATGGGTCAAATGCTCAACATTG gtCCATTGTACTATGTGTACATGTCGATGCTGGCAGTGTTTTGCACAAATGCCATCAACATATATGCTGGAATCAATGGGCTTGAGTGTGGACAGGCGGTCGTTATTGGAGCATCCATTGCAGTGTTTAATGTTGTAGAGCTTGGTGGCTACCAGGCCAAGTCCCATTACTTCTCCCTTTGTATTATCATTCCTTTCATTGCTTCATCTCTAGGATTATTCTTTTATAACCG ATATCCAGCAAGAGCGTTCGTGGGTGATACATTTACCTACTTTGCGGGGATGACTTTTGCAGTAGTAGCAATCATTGGTCACTTTAGCAAAACAGTCCTACTATTTTTTCTACCACAGATATTCAACTTTATATACTCTGTTCCTCAGTTGTTTCATTTTGTACCTTGCCCAAGACATCGGTTACCAAG GTACGTGGCAAAGGAAGACAAACTGGAACCCAGTGTTGCTGAATTTAAAGCAGATGAAATTAAAAAACCTCTCCTGGTTGTTCTTCGAATTTTAACAAGGCTAGGTCTTGCACACCTGGAAGAGGGTATTGGGGAAGATGGTGAAATGTGTCGAGTAAATAATTTGACTCTTATCAACTTGGTGTTAATGAACCTTGGTCCACAACATGAGGCTAGTCTCACCACCAAATTACTGGTGCTACAGATTTTATGTTCTGGTTTAGCATTTTTTATACGATATCCTTTAGCTAACATGTTCTTTTGA